The following proteins are co-located in the Accipiter gentilis chromosome 27, bAccGen1.1, whole genome shotgun sequence genome:
- the CAVIN4 gene encoding caveolae-associated protein 4 has product MDRCEITPEADKTHQNRLSSVTEEEEEQDAAYTIVTVLDKVANIVDSVQASQKRIEERHREMENAIKTIQIDILKLAQAHGNTGYTVNKLLEKTRKVSSTVKEVRARVERQSTSVQKVEAKQEEMLKKNKFRVVIYQEETECPSSLSVIKERTAGETLEDDFFPPDDLSSDEEYYIEESKATQFKKSGMRRIDDIKKAFSRENIQKTRQNFGKKVNRLRTRIVTPERRERIRQSGERLKQSGIRIKKTISQAAPTKETFKIHKKNKERTGAEGQEGIQEAGVHIASELTAAEPFTEEISYTEVITKVKKDKNSATKGASPSTEKGVTIPEVVLKQEGKEGGGGDDVPLLDLKQSAYGIN; this is encoded by the exons ATGGATCGCTGCGAAATCACCCCCGAGGCtgacaaaacccaccaaaatcgTCTCTCCAGCGTCACcgaggaggaagaagagcaagaCGCAGCTTACACGATTGTGACGGTGCTGGACAAAGTGGCCAACATTGTGGACAGCGTGCAGGCGAGCCAGAAAAGGATAGAGGAGAGGCACAGGGAGATGGAAAATGCCATCAAGACTATACAGATTGACATTTTAAAGCTTGCCCAGGCTCATGGCAACACAGGCTACACGGTGAACAAGTTACTGGAGAAAACCCGCAAAGTCAGCTCCACCGTGAAGGAGGTGCGGGCACGTGTGGAGAGGCAGAGCACCAGCGTGCAGAAGGTGGAAGCCAAACAAGAGGAGatgctgaagaaaaacaaattccgGGTCGTAATCTATCAG GAGGAAACCGAGTGTCCTTCATCTCTCTCTGTTATCAAAGAGAGGACAGCAGGTGAAACTCTAGAGGATGATTTCTTCCCACCTGATGATCTGTCTTCTGATGAAGAATATTACATCgaagaaagcaaagcaacccAGTTCAAGAAATCAGGCATGAGGCGCATAGATGATATCAAAAAGGCATTTTCAAGGGAAAATATCCAAAAGACGAGACAAAATTTTGGCAAGAAGGTAAACAGGCTTCGAACCAGAATAGTGACCcctgagaggagagagaggatcAGGCAGTCAGGAGAGAGACTGAAACAATCTGGGATAAGGATCAAGAAAACCATTTCACAAGCTGCCCCAACGAAGGAGACGTTCAAGatccataaaaaaaataaagaacgaACAGGAGCCGAAGGTCAGGAAGGGATCCAGGAAGCCGGCGTGCACATCGCCTCTGAGCTCACAGCAGCAGAGCCCTTCACTGAAGAAATCTCTTACACAGAAGTGATCACTAAGGTAAAGAAAGACAAGAACAGTGCAACAAAAGGTGCTTCCCCGTCAACTGAAAAAGGAGTGACGATCCCAGAAGTTGTTCTTaagcaggaagggaaagaaggaggaggaggtgatgatGTCCCTCTGCTAGACTTAAAGCAATCGGCATATGGAATCAATTAG